One Hermetia illucens chromosome 4, iHerIll2.2.curated.20191125, whole genome shotgun sequence DNA segment encodes these proteins:
- the LOC119654417 gene encoding 60S ribosomal protein L21, whose protein sequence is MTNSKGYRRGTRDMFSRPFKKRGTIPLSTYMKVYKTGDIVDIKGNGAVQKGMPYKAYHGKTGRIYNVTPHAVGIIVNKRVRGRIIPKRINVRIEHIKHSKCREDFLRRVKENERKLKEAKEKGIRVNLKREPAPPRKEHFVRRIGNPIALAPIPYEFVA, encoded by the exons ATGACCAACTCAAAGGGTTATCGTCGCGGTACCAGGGATATGTTCTCGCGCCCATTCAAAAAGCGCGGAACCATCCCATTGTCGACATACATGAAAGTGTACAAAACTGGAGACATTGTTGACATCAAG GGCAACGGTGCTGTACAAAAGGGTATGCCATACAAGGCCTACCACGGCAAAACTGGTCGCATCTACAATGTTACCCCACATGCTGTTGGTATCATTGTAAACAAACGTGTGCGTGGCCGTATCATTCCCAAGAGAATTAATGTTCGCATTGAACACATTAAACACTCAAAGTGCCGTGAAGATTTCTTGCGACGTGTCAAGGAGAACGAACGCAAACTCAAGGAAGCCAAGGAAAAGGGTATTAGAGTGAACTTGAAACGTGAACCTGCACCACCACGCAAAGAACACTTTGTTCGTAGAATTGGTAATCCAATTGCATTGGCACCAATCCCATACGAGTTCGTCGCTTAA
- the LOC119654416 gene encoding calumenin-B isoform X1 → MISTMSNQCLSWFLLFVVSSTAVLAIPKPDEKRPPEHDSANVRHYDDDHHNVQYDHEAFLGEDESKTFDQLPPEESRRRLGVIVDKIDTDKDGFVDMSELKAWIQFTQRRYIDDDVNRQWRQHNPNNSDTINWETYRKAVYGFMDEMDPSDLEKEDHGFSYKSMLTRDRRRWSVADKNGDDNLSKEEFAAFLHPEEMPQMRDVVLSETIEDIDKDNDGKVSVNEYIGDMYRSSDPEDEEPEWVKNERGVFAQYRDKDGDGYLDRDEVSEWIHPKDFDHAEAEARHLIYEADSNSDEKLTKEEILDKYDLFVGSQATDFGEALTRHDEF, encoded by the exons ATG ATTTCCACAATGTCTAATCAGTGCCTGAGTTGGTTCCTTCTTTTCGTGGTTTCATCCACCGCCGTTCTTGCCATTCCAAAGCCAGATGAGAAGAGACCACCCGAACACGACAGTGCAAATGTGCGCCACTATGACGACGACCATCACAACGTGCAATACGATCATGAAGCGTTTTTGGGGGAGGACGAGTCCAAGACATTTGATCAGTTACCGCCTGAAGAAAGTCGAAGGCGTTTGGG tgtAATTGTTGATAAAATTGACACAGATAAAGATGGTTTTGTCGATATGAGTGAGCTAAAAGCCTGGATTCAGTTCACACAACGCCGGTACATCGATGATGATGTGAATCGCCAGTGGCGTCAGCACAACCCAAACAATAGTGACACAATAAACTGGGAG ACCTACCGAAAAGCTGTATACGGTTTCATGGATGAGATGGATCCAAGCGACTTGGAAAAGGAAGACCACGGATTCTCATATAAATCAATGTTGACCCGCGATCGACGTCGGTGGAGCGTGGCTGACAAGAATGGAGATGATAATTTGAGTAAAGAAGAATTCGCTGCCTTTTTACATCCAGAAGAAATGCCGCAAATGCGAGATGTTGTGCTTTctgaaactatcgaagacatcGACAAAGATAATGATGGAAAGGTGTCAGTCAATGAATACATTGGTGACATGTACAGAAGTAGCGACCCAGAAGATGAAGAGCCTGAATGGGTGAAGAATGAACGCGGTGTATTTGCACAATATCG AGATAAAGACGGCGACGGATACCTGGACCGGGATGAAGTCAGTGAATGGATTCATCCAAAAGACTTTGACCATGCTGAAGCAGAAGCAAGGCATTTGATCTACGAAGCTGACTCTAATTCCGACGAGAAACTCACCAAAGAAGAAATTCTAGATAAGTACGATCTGTTCGTTGGATCCCAAGCTACTGACTTTGGGGAAGCTTTGACACGACATGATGAGTTTTAA
- the LOC119654416 gene encoding calumenin-B isoform X2, giving the protein MSNQCLSWFLLFVVSSTAVLAIPKPDEKRPPEHDSANVRHYDDDHHNVQYDHEAFLGEDESKTFDQLPPEESRRRLGVIVDKIDTDKDGFVDMSELKAWIQFTQRRYIDDDVNRQWRQHNPNNSDTINWETYRKAVYGFMDEMDPSDLEKEDHGFSYKSMLTRDRRRWSVADKNGDDNLSKEEFAAFLHPEEMPQMRDVVLSETIEDIDKDNDGKVSVNEYIGDMYRSSDPEDEEPEWVKNERGVFAQYRDKDGDGYLDRDEVSEWIHPKDFDHAEAEARHLIYEADSNSDEKLTKEEILDKYDLFVGSQATDFGEALTRHDEF; this is encoded by the exons ATGTCTAATCAGTGCCTGAGTTGGTTCCTTCTTTTCGTGGTTTCATCCACCGCCGTTCTTGCCATTCCAAAGCCAGATGAGAAGAGACCACCCGAACACGACAGTGCAAATGTGCGCCACTATGACGACGACCATCACAACGTGCAATACGATCATGAAGCGTTTTTGGGGGAGGACGAGTCCAAGACATTTGATCAGTTACCGCCTGAAGAAAGTCGAAGGCGTTTGGG tgtAATTGTTGATAAAATTGACACAGATAAAGATGGTTTTGTCGATATGAGTGAGCTAAAAGCCTGGATTCAGTTCACACAACGCCGGTACATCGATGATGATGTGAATCGCCAGTGGCGTCAGCACAACCCAAACAATAGTGACACAATAAACTGGGAG ACCTACCGAAAAGCTGTATACGGTTTCATGGATGAGATGGATCCAAGCGACTTGGAAAAGGAAGACCACGGATTCTCATATAAATCAATGTTGACCCGCGATCGACGTCGGTGGAGCGTGGCTGACAAGAATGGAGATGATAATTTGAGTAAAGAAGAATTCGCTGCCTTTTTACATCCAGAAGAAATGCCGCAAATGCGAGATGTTGTGCTTTctgaaactatcgaagacatcGACAAAGATAATGATGGAAAGGTGTCAGTCAATGAATACATTGGTGACATGTACAGAAGTAGCGACCCAGAAGATGAAGAGCCTGAATGGGTGAAGAATGAACGCGGTGTATTTGCACAATATCG AGATAAAGACGGCGACGGATACCTGGACCGGGATGAAGTCAGTGAATGGATTCATCCAAAAGACTTTGACCATGCTGAAGCAGAAGCAAGGCATTTGATCTACGAAGCTGACTCTAATTCCGACGAGAAACTCACCAAAGAAGAAATTCTAGATAAGTACGATCTGTTCGTTGGATCCCAAGCTACTGACTTTGGGGAAGCTTTGACACGACATGATGAGTTTTAA
- the LOC119655147 gene encoding uncharacterized protein LOC119655147: protein MTKLLTANFKYPLGNILRRNFKLSSVDTHQKYRIALVHPESYETALAFMKNHFSDDPLSEAMGASKTKDFANLVEYMWFEDLRKGLSLQALSTETNKMVGLAINAVSNETENLKRFKEFSEVSNSQPTKNLIKAWEELIHLSVLMPSVQRPETVFELSGVAVSNDHRGMGIAKKLLLQFLFMAKCHGFKIAKIDCTNEFSALAAKSIGFQCIYEKPFELFKGVKKVKEPHTHVRVLVKPLDGFLF from the exons atGACTAAACTTTTAACCGCAAATTTTAAGTATCCTTTAGGCAATATTCTCCGTAGAAATTTCAAACTTTCAAGTGTTGATACA CATCAGAAATACCGCATCGCCTTGGTCCATCCGGAATCTTACGAAACAGCTCTGGCTTttatgaaaaatcacttttctgaCGATCCACTCTCTGAGGCTATGGGCGCGTCTAAGACAAAGGATTTCGCCAATTTGGTGGAATATATGTGGTTTGAAGATTTGAGAAAAG GCCTATCACTGCAGGCTCTCTCCACGGAAACGAATAAAATGGTGGGCTTAGCAATAAACGCAGTTTCGAACGAAACTGAAAATCTCAAAAGATTCAAGGAATTCTCAGAAGTTTCTAATTCCCAGCCAACAAAGAATCTAATAAAGGCTTGGGAGGAATTAATCCACCTTTCAGTCTTGATGCCATCCGTTCAAAGGCCCGAAACTGTATTTGAATTAAGTGGAGTTGCAGTATCTAATGATCATCGCGGTATGGGTATTGCCAAAAAGTTATTGCTCCAGTTCCTTTTTATGGCTAAGTGTCATGGATTCAAAATAGCAAAGATTGATTGTACCAACGAATTTTCTGCCTTAGCTGCAAAATCTATAGGATTCCAGTGTATTTATGAAAAACCTTTCGAGCTTTTCAAGGGAGTGAAGAAAGTGAAGGAGCCACATACACATGTTCGGGTGTTAGTAAAACCACTGGACGGATTTCTTTTCTGA